The proteins below are encoded in one region of Deltaproteobacteria bacterium:
- a CDS encoding amidohydrolase family protein, translating into MATTQTTKSAAIRAKLSHPIIDSDGHTAEFEPALFDYCKRIGGNDIVERFKKAPDVPFRFAWYRMSPQERRDRRAPRPHWWVHPTKNTLDRATSSLPKLLRSRLDEIGLDFTIIYPSIGLAALHAGDEEVRRVTCRALNTYHADIFRECMDRMTPVAVIPMHTPQEAIEELEYAVRTLGLKAVLMAAQVRRPIKAIANAAPELSRTAFWLDTFCMDSEYDYDPVWAKCIELKVAPTFHSIGAGWGSRTSISNFMYNHIGHFAASAEAICKALFFGGVTRRFPQLRCAFLEGGVAWASSLYNDLVGHWEKHNVKFIENFDPANLNEALMHELFSKYGGGALSPAGLRNKDDRSHLLWGTPENPADLDEWARCGIERKENIRELFIPRFFFGCEGDDRLTSIAFDAKKHSMGARLNAIYGSDLGHWDLPDMRDAAAEAYELVEKGAMTEDDFRAFVFENPVRHKVEMNPDFFAGTVVEGAVKRLMEETRRLV; encoded by the coding sequence ATGGCGACCACACAGACGACCAAATCCGCAGCCATCCGCGCCAAGCTCTCTCATCCGATCATCGATTCCGACGGCCACACGGCGGAATTCGAGCCGGCGTTGTTCGACTATTGTAAACGCATTGGCGGCAACGACATCGTCGAACGCTTCAAGAAAGCGCCGGACGTGCCGTTTCGCTTCGCGTGGTATCGGATGTCGCCCCAGGAGCGGCGCGACCGACGCGCGCCGCGTCCGCATTGGTGGGTGCATCCGACCAAAAATACGCTGGACCGCGCGACGAGTTCGCTGCCGAAGCTGTTGCGCTCACGTCTGGACGAAATAGGCTTGGACTTCACGATTATTTACCCCAGCATCGGCCTGGCGGCGTTACATGCTGGCGATGAAGAAGTGCGGCGTGTGACTTGCCGTGCGCTCAACACCTATCATGCCGACATCTTCCGTGAGTGCATGGATCGCATGACGCCAGTAGCGGTCATTCCCATGCATACTCCGCAGGAAGCCATCGAAGAATTGGAATACGCCGTCCGCACCTTAGGGCTCAAGGCGGTCCTGATGGCGGCCCAGGTACGACGCCCCATCAAAGCCATCGCGAATGCGGCACCAGAACTGAGCCGCACGGCATTCTGGCTCGATACTTTTTGCATGGACAGCGAGTATGACTACGACCCGGTGTGGGCCAAGTGCATCGAACTCAAAGTCGCACCGACCTTCCACTCCATCGGCGCCGGCTGGGGCAGCCGCACCTCCATCTCGAACTTCATGTATAACCACATCGGCCATTTCGCCGCCTCGGCCGAGGCCATCTGTAAAGCCCTCTTCTTCGGCGGTGTAACGCGCCGTTTTCCTCAACTCCGCTGCGCTTTTTTGGAAGGCGGTGTCGCCTGGGCCAGTTCCCTTTACAACGACCTGGTCGGCCACTGGGAAAAGCACAACGTCAAATTCATTGAGAATTTCGATCCTGCCAACCTCAATGAAGCCCTCATGCACGAACTGTTCAGTAAGTACGGCGGAGGCGCGCTCAGCCCAGCCGGATTACGCAACAAAGACGACCGTTCGCATTTACTGTGGGGCACGCCGGAGAATCCCGCCGACCTCGACGAATGGGCGCGGTGCGGCATCGAACGGAAAGAAAACATTCGAGAACTGTTCATCCCGCGCTTCTTTTTCGGCTGCGAAGGCGACGACCGGCTCACTTCGATTGCCTTCGATGCGAAGAAACACTCCATGGGGGCACGACTTAACGCTATTTACGGCTCCGACCTTGGACATTGGGACCTACCAGACATGCGCGACGCCGCCGCCGAAGCCTACGAACTGGTCGAAAAAGGGGCGATGACCGAAGATGATTTCCGCGCCTTCGTTTTCGAGAATCCGGTCCGGCACAAGGTCGAAATGAACCCTGACTTTTTCGCTGGGACCGTAGTAGAAGGGGCGGTAAAGAGGCTGATGGAGGAGA